One Streptomyces drozdowiczii DNA segment encodes these proteins:
- a CDS encoding ribonuclease H family protein has protein sequence MNERMIAACDGASKGNPGPAAWAYVVADAEGRPQRWEAGPLGTATNNVAELTALQELLESVDPAVALEVRMDSQYAMNAVTKWLPGWKRNGWKTSGGKPVANRELVTRIDALLTGRAVTFVYVPAHQVDGDPLNALADQAASEVAVSQSAAGTAYGSATPVPAPSRATEGRRTGATAKKSAPRKTGSGATIRAKFAGRCHCGRPYAAKDMIAKNDHGWGHPECRTASA, from the coding sequence ATGAACGAGCGCATGATCGCCGCGTGTGACGGGGCGTCGAAGGGTAATCCGGGGCCGGCCGCCTGGGCCTATGTGGTGGCCGACGCCGAGGGCCGTCCCCAGCGGTGGGAGGCGGGGCCGCTCGGCACCGCCACCAACAACGTCGCCGAGCTCACCGCCCTCCAGGAGCTCCTGGAGTCCGTGGACCCCGCCGTGGCGCTCGAGGTCCGGATGGACTCGCAGTACGCGATGAACGCGGTCACCAAGTGGCTGCCCGGCTGGAAGCGCAACGGCTGGAAGACCTCGGGCGGCAAGCCCGTCGCCAACCGCGAGCTGGTCACCCGCATCGACGCGCTCCTGACCGGGCGCGCCGTGACCTTCGTCTACGTGCCCGCCCACCAGGTCGACGGCGACCCGCTCAACGCGCTGGCCGACCAGGCCGCCAGCGAGGTCGCCGTCAGCCAGAGCGCCGCCGGCACCGCGTACGGCTCGGCCACCCCCGTCCCGGCGCCCTCCCGCGCCACCGAGGGCCGCCGGACCGGCGCGACGGCGAAGAAGAGCGCGCCACGGAAGACCGGCAGCGGGGCCACCATCCGCGCCAAGTTCGCCGGCCGCTGCCACTGCGGACGGCCCTACGCGGCCAAGGACATGATCGCGAAGAACGACCACGGCTGGGGCCACCCGGAGTGCCGCAC